In the Leptospiraceae bacterium genome, one interval contains:
- a CDS encoding class I SAM-dependent methyltransferase, whose translation MNEILAKYISERNKKISTYLKSNRIEAYRAYDFELKDFPVNIDIYGKYAHIAIYEDSENSISEEIKNTIQEAIRESLHITVSHQIWKYRKQQKGKSQYEKLGHKKNLFTIKEYKSEFFINLTDYLDTGLFLDHRETRQLVAKLATNKERLLNLFSYTASFSVVAANAGIRFTTSVDMSNTYTEWAKENFRLNKMNTFDHIAIRENVFIFLDTAKKKRWKYDLIIIDPPTFSNSKKMRSPFDVQKDYPKLINTSLELLNDDGILLFSTNYKKFQLDDEKILARKIHDITKETIPIDFSDSNIHKCFMITKKEFYPLHISI comes from the coding sequence ATGAATGAAATTCTTGCAAAGTACATTTCTGAACGAAATAAAAAAATCTCAACCTATCTCAAATCAAATCGTATCGAAGCGTATAGGGCTTATGATTTTGAATTAAAAGACTTTCCGGTGAATATTGATATTTACGGAAAATACGCCCATATTGCAATTTATGAAGATAGTGAAAATTCAATATCTGAAGAAATAAAAAATACAATTCAAGAAGCCATCCGAGAATCTTTACATATCACTGTCTCTCACCAAATATGGAAATATAGAAAACAACAAAAAGGAAAATCTCAATACGAAAAATTAGGTCACAAAAAAAATCTTTTCACTATCAAAGAATACAAATCAGAATTTTTCATCAATCTCACCGATTACTTAGACACAGGTTTATTTTTAGATCACAGAGAAACAAGGCAACTCGTAGCCAAGCTTGCCACAAACAAAGAAAGACTATTGAATTTGTTCAGCTATACTGCCTCATTCAGTGTAGTGGCAGCCAACGCAGGAATACGATTTACCACCTCTGTAGATATGTCAAATACCTACACAGAATGGGCAAAAGAGAATTTTCGATTAAATAAAATGAATACGTTCGACCACATCGCAATCAGAGAAAATGTTTTTATTTTTTTGGACACAGCAAAAAAGAAGAGATGGAAATACGATCTTATAATCATAGACCCTCCGACCTTTTCAAACTCAAAAAAGATGCGTTCCCCTTTCGATGTTCAAAAAGATTATCCGAAATTAATCAACACTTCTCTTGAGTTATTGAATGACGATGGGATCTTACTGTTTTCTACAAATTATAAAAAATTTCAATTAGACGATGAAAAAATATTGGCAAGAAAAATCCACGACATAACAAAAGAAACAATTCCCATAGATTTTTCTGATTCTAATATCCATAAATGCTTTATGATTACAAAAAAGGAATTTTATCCTCTACACATAAGTATTTGA
- the ilvC gene encoding ketol-acid reductoisomerase: protein MAKLYYDTDCDLGILKGKTIAVIGYGSQGHAQAQNMKDSGCKVIIGLRAGSKSEKEAKEAGFEVLSVSDASKKADIIQILAPDTIQADMYKKEIEPNLSKGKALVFSHGFNIHYDLIDPPKDVDVYMVAPKGPGHLVRRVYVEGGGVPCLIAIHQDATGEARKRALAHAAAVGGGRAGILETSFREETETDLFGEQVVLCGGLSALIQAGFETLTEAGYEPEMAYFECLHEVKLITDLIYEGGLARMRYSISDTAEYGDLTRGPRIIDAGTKARMKEVLSEIQKDKGAKFAKEWVAETKAGYPNFQKLREKGAKHPIEEVGKKLRSMMKWLAK, encoded by the coding sequence ATGGCAAAATTGTACTACGACACAGACTGTGATCTTGGAATTTTAAAAGGGAAAACTATAGCAGTGATTGGTTATGGAAGTCAAGGGCATGCTCAAGCTCAAAATATGAAAGACTCTGGTTGCAAGGTCATTATCGGTTTAAGGGCAGGTTCAAAATCAGAAAAAGAAGCAAAAGAGGCAGGGTTTGAAGTGTTGAGTGTTTCTGACGCTTCTAAAAAAGCTGATATTATTCAGATTCTTGCACCTGACACAATTCAAGCTGATATGTACAAAAAAGAAATAGAGCCCAATCTATCCAAAGGAAAGGCACTTGTATTTTCTCATGGATTCAATATTCACTACGATTTAATCGATCCTCCTAAAGATGTTGACGTTTATATGGTTGCTCCAAAAGGCCCCGGACACTTAGTCAGGAGGGTTTATGTAGAAGGTGGTGGAGTTCCCTGTTTAATCGCAATTCATCAAGACGCTACAGGCGAAGCCCGTAAGCGTGCACTCGCTCATGCGGCTGCAGTAGGTGGAGGTCGTGCAGGGATTTTAGAAACAAGTTTTAGAGAAGAAACGGAAACTGACCTATTCGGAGAACAAGTAGTACTCTGTGGCGGTTTATCTGCGTTAATCCAAGCTGGATTTGAGACATTGACAGAGGCCGGCTATGAGCCGGAAATGGCCTATTTTGAATGTTTGCACGAAGTAAAGCTAATCACTGATTTGATTTATGAAGGTGGACTTGCAAGAATGAGGTATTCTATTTCAGACACCGCCGAATATGGTGATTTGACAAGAGGACCTCGTATTATAGATGCAGGTACAAAAGCAAGAATGAAAGAAGTCCTCTCTGAGATTCAAAAAGATAAGGGAGCGAAGTTTGCAAAAGAATGGGTAGCTGAAACCAAAGCAGGTTATCCCAATTTCCAAAAACTTAGAGAAAAGGGAGCTAAGCACCCAATTGAAGAAGTCGGTAAAAAACTTCGCAGCATGATGAAGTGGCTCGCAAAATAA
- a CDS encoding hemerythrin family protein, with the protein MPLFNWDESYSVGVDSIDLQHKNLFDMINNLHDNIHSIKNEPLAIKTTLDELISYIQYHFLHEEELLKKNNFPEFQVHSIEHEKLCGNLEEFIKKFQYGQLQETTELLKFMIDWLQFHILKSDMKYKEFLKGKKS; encoded by the coding sequence ATGCCGTTATTTAATTGGGATGAAAGCTATAGCGTCGGAGTGGACTCTATAGATTTACAACACAAGAATTTGTTTGATATGATCAATAATTTACACGACAACATTCATAGTATTAAAAATGAACCGCTTGCAATCAAGACTACCTTAGACGAGTTAATTTCTTATATCCAATACCATTTTCTACATGAAGAGGAGTTGCTGAAAAAAAATAATTTTCCTGAATTTCAAGTGCACTCAATTGAGCACGAAAAACTATGCGGCAACTTAGAAGAATTCATCAAAAAATTTCAATACGGCCAATTACAAGAGACAACCGAATTGTTAAAGTTTATGATTGATTGGCTTCAGTTCCATATTTTGAAGTCAGACATGAAATACAAAGAATTTTTAAAAGGAAAAAAAAGCTAA
- a CDS encoding carbon-nitrogen family hydrolase, with protein sequence MKIAAFQTDIFWQDPHQNLANYRKKIHSLQSPVDLVVFPETCSTGFTMKSKEFSEKQSGDTESFFMESATKLGSFVGGGWIEKNPKGLPFNTFSVASPEGKIISRYRKLHPFSFAGENNSFTSGSELTTLKIFDFHVALFICYDLRFPEVFRKTAGKTDLYIVIANWPKDRIEAWDTLLKARAIENQAYILGVNRVGDAGIRNTVSHNGHSHLIDPSGKNLFQFSEKEEFYLSEIQLEALTVYREKFPFLKDRKLEFN encoded by the coding sequence GTGAAAATTGCGGCGTTTCAAACTGACATATTCTGGCAAGATCCTCATCAAAATCTTGCCAATTATAGGAAAAAAATACATAGCTTGCAGTCTCCGGTAGATTTAGTAGTGTTTCCAGAAACCTGCTCTACCGGGTTTACCATGAAAAGCAAAGAATTTTCTGAAAAACAATCAGGGGATACGGAAAGTTTTTTTATGGAATCTGCAACAAAGCTAGGCAGTTTTGTAGGAGGGGGTTGGATTGAAAAAAACCCAAAGGGACTTCCTTTCAATACTTTTTCGGTTGCTTCTCCAGAGGGAAAAATAATTTCAAGATACAGGAAACTTCACCCCTTTTCCTTTGCAGGCGAGAACAACAGCTTTACTTCGGGGAGCGAACTTACAACCCTCAAGATTTTTGATTTTCATGTTGCTTTATTTATTTGTTATGACCTTAGGTTTCCAGAAGTGTTTCGTAAAACTGCCGGAAAAACAGATCTCTATATCGTAATTGCAAATTGGCCGAAAGATAGAATTGAAGCATGGGACACCTTACTAAAAGCAAGAGCAATTGAAAATCAAGCCTATATTTTGGGCGTAAATCGAGTAGGTGACGCAGGAATAAGAAATACAGTGTCGCATAACGGACATTCTCATCTCATTGATCCTTCTGGGAAAAATCTTTTTCAATTCTCGGAAAAAGAAGAATTCTATCTATCTGAAATTCAACTTGAAGCTTTGACAGTATATCGAGAAAAATTTCCATTTTTAAAAGACAGAAAACTTGAGTTTAATTAG
- a CDS encoding aspartate kinase, translating to MSNIIVQKYGGTSVGSPDKIKNVANRIKSYYDKGSSVVVVVSAMGHTTDELIELAEKINTNPSRREMDMLLSTGEQVSVSLLAIALEAIQIPSQSFTGSQLKIMTDGNFSNGKIKSIDRTKIDEAISKGKVVIVAGFQGIDKDENIVTLGRGGSDTSAVALAAVLGAKECEIYTDVDGVYTADPRIIPEAKKHNTITHDEMLELASLGAGVLHSRSVELAMNYGVTIHVRSSFNQSIGTLVVSEEKLMEKIKVSGVTIKSEEARVTIPDVPDKPGIAAELFGKLSKADILVDVIVQSSPHNGINTISFTIPRKAVSTAKPILEDFIKTHGTGKIDINEKIAIVSAVGVGMKSHVGVAADMFKALADKSINIEMITTSEIKISCVIREDQAKIAVKAIHDTFGL from the coding sequence ATGTCAAATATCATTGTCCAGAAATACGGTGGAACTTCTGTAGGAAGTCCTGATAAAATAAAGAATGTTGCGAATAGAATTAAATCTTATTATGATAAAGGCTCTTCTGTTGTAGTCGTTGTTTCGGCTATGGGACACACTACAGACGAACTTATTGAGTTAGCCGAGAAAATAAATACAAATCCGAGTCGCAGGGAAATGGATATGCTACTCTCAACAGGTGAGCAAGTTTCGGTTTCTCTTTTGGCAATAGCCTTAGAAGCAATTCAGATCCCGTCACAATCTTTCACCGGTTCTCAGTTAAAGATTATGACCGACGGGAATTTTTCTAATGGTAAAATAAAATCAATTGACCGCACAAAAATAGATGAAGCTATCTCTAAAGGCAAGGTTGTAATTGTAGCCGGATTTCAGGGAATAGACAAAGACGAAAATATTGTGACATTGGGGCGAGGTGGAAGTGATACGAGTGCTGTAGCTCTTGCTGCAGTTCTTGGGGCAAAAGAGTGCGAGATCTATACGGATGTGGATGGGGTTTATACCGCAGACCCAAGAATTATTCCTGAAGCAAAGAAACACAATACGATTACCCATGATGAGATGCTTGAGCTTGCAAGTCTTGGGGCAGGAGTTCTTCATTCAAGAAGTGTAGAGCTTGCAATGAATTACGGAGTAACGATTCATGTTCGGTCGAGCTTCAATCAAAGTATAGGTACGTTAGTTGTCAGTGAGGAAAAACTTATGGAAAAGATCAAAGTGAGTGGTGTTACTATTAAGAGTGAAGAAGCAAGAGTTACGATTCCCGATGTTCCAGATAAACCGGGTATTGCCGCTGAACTTTTTGGAAAACTTTCTAAAGCAGATATTTTAGTTGATGTGATTGTACAATCTTCCCCTCACAATGGCATCAATACAATTTCTTTTACAATCCCGCGAAAAGCAGTTTCCACTGCAAAGCCTATCTTAGAAGATTTTATAAAAACCCATGGTACCGGGAAAATAGATATAAACGAAAAAATTGCTATTGTATCGGCAGTCGGTGTAGGGATGAAGTCTCACGTAGGAGTAGCTGCAGATATGTTTAAGGCACTTGCAGATAAATCCATTAATATTGAAATGATTACTACAAGTGAGATAAAAATTTCTTGTGTAATACGCGAGGATCAGGCAAAAATTGCAGTCAAGGCTATTCACGATACTTTTGGTTTGTAA
- a CDS encoding hemerythrin family protein, translating into MALFNWSQKYNIGIKSIDDQHVKLFAIINSLHNAIVHQNSSMSVVQELLEELLSYAKSHFRYEESLMEGNGYLELEKHIIEHEKLINDLDKYKNRFDSGELKDLNELLTFSINWLQNHILVSDMQYSGFLIKQGVK; encoded by the coding sequence ATGGCGCTGTTCAATTGGAGTCAAAAATACAATATAGGAATCAAATCCATTGATGACCAACATGTAAAACTATTTGCAATTATCAACAGTCTTCACAATGCAATCGTTCACCAAAATTCAAGTATGAGTGTAGTTCAAGAATTATTAGAAGAATTGCTTTCTTATGCAAAGTCTCATTTTCGATACGAGGAATCTTTGATGGAGGGAAATGGATACCTTGAATTAGAAAAACACATTATCGAGCACGAAAAATTAATCAACGACCTCGATAAATACAAGAACCGATTTGATTCAGGGGAGTTGAAAGACTTAAACGAGCTTTTGACTTTTTCAATTAACTGGTTGCAAAACCATATTTTAGTATCCGATATGCAATACTCTGGTTTTTTAATCAAACAAGGAGTGAAATAA
- the nhaC gene encoding Na+/H+ antiporter NhaC yields MFIQFQKRDPNIFESFAPVVLLIGLLFLSVQIFGEESSNGPNQIALILAGVLAWTISIFHGKSWRMLEEKILENINLAMQAILILLLMGAMIGIWILAGIVPSLIIYGLKLISYKYFLFTTCFFCALVSLTTGSSWTTAGTIGLAMIGIGNTLGIHPALTSGAVVSGAYFGDKMSPLSETTNMASSVAGTNLYTHIRYMTITAIPSIVLTLIIFLFIGLFNDTAYSPQKIATVTEILSRKFVVSPFVFISPLLVIGLVIKRTDTIPALLAGCLGGIVTAIIFQREVIIEFTSEPNYSMAVFKAGIIASSSGFKTISGSSEVDALLSRGGMVGILPTVWLILSAMFFGGIMDGSGMLYRITHSVLYFAKNVFSLIAATIGTCFFVNLTASDQYLSILITGRMYKESYRMKNLAPENLSRALEDSGTLSSPLIPWNSCGVFMASSLGVSTIAYFPFCFFNLINPVISLIYAFIGFSITKISSEDIAETSKIE; encoded by the coding sequence TTGTTTATTCAATTCCAAAAAAGAGACCCTAATATTTTTGAATCCTTTGCACCTGTAGTATTGTTAATCGGACTTTTATTTTTATCGGTGCAGATTTTTGGAGAGGAATCCTCTAATGGCCCAAATCAGATTGCACTCATTTTAGCAGGTGTACTCGCTTGGACAATTTCTATTTTCCATGGAAAGTCTTGGAGAATGTTGGAAGAAAAAATTTTAGAGAATATCAATCTTGCGATGCAGGCAATTTTAATCCTCTTACTCATGGGGGCAATGATTGGGATTTGGATTCTTGCAGGGATTGTTCCATCTCTGATTATTTATGGATTGAAACTCATATCGTATAAATATTTTCTTTTCACTACATGTTTTTTTTGTGCGTTAGTGTCTCTTACTACGGGTAGCTCTTGGACTACTGCCGGGACGATCGGTCTTGCAATGATAGGAATAGGAAATACTCTTGGAATTCATCCTGCACTCACTTCCGGAGCAGTTGTGTCAGGGGCTTACTTTGGAGATAAAATGTCTCCTCTTTCAGAGACTACCAATATGGCATCTTCGGTTGCAGGTACAAATTTATATACCCATATTCGTTATATGACAATTACAGCCATTCCGAGTATTGTCTTAACTCTAATTATTTTTTTGTTCATTGGGCTTTTCAATGATACCGCGTATAGTCCACAAAAGATCGCAACTGTAACTGAAATTTTAAGTCGCAAGTTTGTAGTTTCTCCTTTTGTATTTATTTCACCTCTTCTTGTGATTGGTTTGGTAATAAAAAGAACCGATACAATTCCAGCTCTACTCGCCGGTTGTCTTGGAGGTATTGTCACGGCAATTATTTTTCAAAGAGAAGTGATTATAGAGTTTACGAGTGAGCCGAACTATTCAATGGCTGTATTCAAAGCTGGAATTATAGCCTCTTCGTCAGGGTTTAAAACTATATCCGGGTCAAGCGAGGTAGATGCGTTACTTTCCAGAGGTGGGATGGTAGGAATACTCCCGACGGTATGGCTCATTCTGTCTGCGATGTTTTTTGGAGGTATAATGGATGGAAGTGGGATGCTATATCGCATAACGCATTCTGTTCTCTATTTTGCAAAAAATGTTTTTAGTTTGATCGCAGCCACCATCGGAACCTGTTTTTTTGTAAACCTTACTGCATCTGATCAGTATCTTTCTATTTTGATTACTGGTAGAATGTACAAAGAATCTTACCGGATGAAAAATCTTGCACCTGAAAATCTATCGAGAGCCTTAGAAGATTCAGGTACTCTAAGCTCGCCTTTAATTCCTTGGAATAGTTGTGGAGTTTTTATGGCTTCTAGTTTAGGTGTTTCTACGATTGCTTACTTTCCCTTTTGCTTTTTCAACTTGATTAACCCTGTGATTTCCCTAATCTATGCTTTTATCGGATTTAGTATTACAAAGATTTCAAGCGAGGATATAGCGGAAACCTCTAAAATAGAGTAG
- a CDS encoding OmpA family protein: protein MAKKYYKKIKNQNYDKQLLDIADAAIAGRGDGQISLDDAEKILWAVKDSGEYTDIEKKTIHYIRDNYKFTKKADTWFRKEIRSWAASKASAKKSKPVKSKSPKIKPIEEPEQELFSKPDLEPDPAYYQIQKTSIKKNEFSHKNKFYIITSAVILILFVLIYFLFLKLQCGKDTGKKETTINRELETNSKEEVKKKETIQPSQNEPSNDLPKIETKPKNLQGVKTIAGLNPKKINSESLLFDDSELYVNKKNRAFLRKMAEFLIGNPDLKVKVIGHTCNRGTDENNQKLSVERAESIIKYLKNQGVDSSRLTAIGEGERKPIADNSTKKGRIKNRRVQFEVIE, encoded by the coding sequence ATGGCAAAAAAATATTATAAAAAAATCAAGAATCAAAATTACGATAAGCAATTGTTAGATATAGCAGACGCAGCGATTGCAGGAAGGGGAGATGGACAAATCTCTTTAGACGATGCAGAAAAAATTCTTTGGGCGGTTAAGGATTCCGGTGAATATACGGATATAGAAAAAAAGACAATTCATTATATTCGCGACAATTATAAATTTACTAAAAAAGCAGATACTTGGTTTAGGAAAGAAATCCGTTCTTGGGCTGCGTCTAAAGCCTCAGCAAAAAAGTCAAAACCTGTAAAATCCAAGTCACCTAAAATAAAGCCAATCGAAGAGCCTGAACAGGAACTTTTTTCTAAACCGGATTTAGAGCCGGACCCTGCTTATTATCAGATTCAGAAAACCTCCATCAAGAAAAATGAATTTTCTCATAAGAATAAATTCTATATTATAACAAGTGCTGTTATTCTGATATTGTTTGTTTTGATCTATTTTCTGTTCTTAAAGTTACAGTGTGGAAAGGACACTGGAAAAAAAGAGACTACAATCAATAGAGAGTTGGAAACTAATAGTAAAGAAGAAGTCAAAAAGAAAGAAACAATACAGCCTTCTCAAAATGAACCTTCTAATGATTTGCCAAAAATTGAAACAAAACCAAAAAATTTGCAAGGCGTGAAAACTATTGCAGGTTTGAATCCAAAAAAAATTAATTCGGAGTCTTTGCTCTTTGACGATTCTGAGTTGTATGTAAATAAAAAAAATCGCGCATTCTTGAGAAAGATGGCAGAATTCTTAATAGGAAATCCTGATTTGAAAGTAAAGGTGATCGGTCATACTTGCAATCGTGGGACTGACGAAAACAATCAAAAACTATCTGTAGAAAGAGCTGAATCTATAATCAAATATTTAAAAAATCAAGGGGTCGATTCTTCCAGACTTACTGCAATCGGAGAAGGAGAAAGAAAACCAATTGCAGATAATTCTACAAAAAAAGGCAGAATAAAAAATAGAAGAGTTCAATTTGAAGTAATTGAATAG